The following coding sequences are from one Candidatus Nitronereus thalassa window:
- the ppdK gene encoding pyruvate, phosphate dikinase, translating to MGKKKYVYYFGDGKAEGKGSMRELLGGKGAGLAEMTNLKITVPSGFTITTEACLEYFKSKKKYPPGMWEQTLQGLKRVEKSMKAGFGDSKNPLLVSVRSGARASMPGMMDTVLNLGLNDVTVKALAQKTNNPRFAMDAYRRFITMFGSVVMDIHRDKFESVLHQTKKTFGVKSDTDIPVEGLASLVTQFKDVVLRETRRKFPDDPFEQLKMGINAVFTSWFGDRAVTYRKIYDIPDTWGTAVNVQSMVFGNMGDTSGTGVAFTRDPSSGVRKFFGEFLLNAQGEDVVAGIRTPLPVNALKDKLPSAYKTLMTTQKTLEKHYRDMQDMEFTIQEGKLYMLQTRVGKRTGIASVRIAVEMVKEGLITKKEAVRRVDPDQIAQYLYPIFEPSEEKKFQPIGRGLPAGPGAASGKIALTPEQAVTMKARGEKTILVRKETSPDDIHGMYASEGFLTATGGMTSHAAVVARQMGKVCVAGCEDVEVLEGQGKVRIGPSVFQEGDSISLNGFTGFVYGGMLSVVPSEVVQVIQGNMTAKESEKYRLFATLLSWADQIRHLKVRANADAPDQAQIARGFGAEGIGLCRTEHMFFAEDRAPIMEAMILASTPEKREKYLAQLLPLQREDFIGLYRQMKGFPVTIRLLDPPLHEFLPKREQLMVDIARLELTNGSASEIEEKKFILERVDDLHEYNPMLGLRGCRLGITMPEITRMQVRAIMEAACEVAKEGKKIIPEIMIPLVGMATEMKAQKAIIKEVANATMKQCGVKLSYLVGTMIELPRAAVTARQIAEDAEFFSFGTNDLTQTTYGLSRDDAFRFTGFYREHHLLDFDPFAVLDQEGVGAVMRLAMNEGRVTRPNIKLGICGEHGGEPSSVEFCHSLGLHYVSCSPYRVAIARLAAAQAVLNAEGQKPATKSKKKVGKASTKTKAHARRVTATTKKPKAKTKARPRKTKARR from the coding sequence ATGGGAAAGAAGAAGTACGTCTATTACTTTGGTGACGGGAAAGCCGAAGGAAAAGGCTCAATGAGGGAGCTCCTTGGCGGAAAAGGCGCCGGGCTTGCCGAAATGACCAACCTGAAAATTACTGTCCCCTCTGGATTCACCATCACGACCGAAGCCTGCCTCGAATATTTTAAATCCAAGAAAAAATATCCTCCCGGTATGTGGGAGCAGACGCTACAAGGGTTAAAGCGCGTGGAGAAATCCATGAAGGCCGGGTTTGGCGATTCGAAAAATCCTTTACTCGTCTCGGTGCGGTCGGGTGCGCGGGCCTCCATGCCCGGTATGATGGATACCGTGCTCAACCTTGGGTTGAATGATGTGACCGTAAAAGCGCTCGCGCAAAAAACTAATAATCCTCGATTTGCCATGGATGCCTATCGACGCTTTATTACGATGTTCGGTTCCGTGGTGATGGACATCCATCGAGACAAATTTGAATCCGTCCTCCATCAAACCAAAAAAACGTTTGGTGTGAAGAGTGATACGGATATCCCCGTCGAGGGACTGGCCAGTCTTGTGACTCAATTTAAAGATGTGGTTCTTCGAGAAACCAGAAGGAAATTTCCTGACGATCCGTTTGAGCAATTAAAGATGGGGATCAATGCGGTGTTTACCTCCTGGTTTGGAGATCGCGCGGTCACTTATAGAAAAATCTACGATATTCCCGATACTTGGGGGACTGCCGTAAATGTCCAATCCATGGTCTTTGGCAACATGGGTGATACTAGCGGAACAGGCGTGGCGTTTACCCGAGATCCGTCCAGCGGTGTTCGCAAATTTTTTGGCGAATTTTTGTTGAATGCTCAAGGTGAGGACGTTGTGGCCGGTATCCGAACGCCTCTTCCAGTGAATGCCTTAAAAGATAAGCTTCCTTCGGCGTATAAAACGCTCATGACTACCCAAAAGACATTGGAAAAACATTATCGGGATATGCAAGACATGGAGTTTACCATTCAAGAAGGCAAACTCTATATGTTGCAAACTCGTGTGGGAAAACGCACGGGGATTGCCTCAGTGCGGATTGCAGTGGAAATGGTGAAGGAAGGCCTCATCACCAAAAAGGAAGCCGTCCGTCGCGTTGATCCCGATCAAATCGCACAATACCTCTACCCGATTTTCGAACCTTCCGAGGAAAAGAAATTTCAACCGATTGGACGAGGATTGCCGGCTGGACCTGGTGCCGCCTCTGGCAAGATTGCCTTAACACCAGAACAAGCCGTAACCATGAAAGCTCGTGGAGAAAAGACCATTCTGGTTCGAAAAGAAACGAGTCCCGATGATATTCACGGCATGTATGCCTCAGAAGGATTTTTAACGGCGACGGGTGGTATGACCTCTCATGCCGCGGTAGTGGCGCGCCAAATGGGAAAAGTCTGTGTCGCCGGTTGTGAAGATGTCGAGGTCTTAGAGGGCCAAGGCAAAGTGAGAATTGGGCCGTCTGTTTTCCAGGAAGGGGATAGCATTTCCCTAAACGGATTTACGGGATTTGTGTATGGGGGGATGCTTTCGGTGGTCCCGTCTGAAGTGGTGCAGGTCATTCAAGGCAACATGACTGCTAAGGAGTCTGAGAAATATCGCCTGTTTGCCACGCTACTCAGTTGGGCTGATCAGATTCGACATCTAAAGGTTCGGGCCAATGCCGATGCGCCAGATCAAGCACAAATCGCCCGTGGCTTCGGTGCCGAAGGTATTGGTCTTTGCCGAACGGAACATATGTTTTTCGCTGAGGACCGTGCCCCGATTATGGAGGCCATGATTCTTGCCTCGACTCCGGAAAAACGGGAGAAATATTTGGCGCAGCTTCTTCCTCTGCAACGGGAAGACTTCATCGGTTTGTATCGTCAAATGAAGGGGTTTCCCGTGACCATTAGGTTGCTGGATCCACCGCTCCATGAGTTTTTGCCGAAGCGTGAACAGTTGATGGTCGACATTGCTCGTCTTGAGTTAACGAATGGAAGCGCGTCGGAGATTGAAGAGAAGAAATTTATTTTGGAACGTGTTGATGATCTCCATGAATATAATCCCATGCTTGGGCTACGAGGATGTCGGCTTGGAATCACCATGCCCGAAATCACTCGTATGCAAGTACGTGCTATCATGGAGGCTGCCTGCGAAGTTGCCAAGGAAGGTAAAAAGATCATTCCTGAAATAATGATTCCCCTGGTCGGTATGGCCACGGAAATGAAGGCACAAAAGGCGATCATTAAAGAAGTGGCTAACGCAACCATGAAACAATGCGGAGTCAAGCTCTCCTATTTGGTCGGAACGATGATTGAATTGCCGCGTGCGGCAGTGACGGCCCGACAGATTGCCGAAGACGCTGAATTCTTTTCCTTTGGCACCAATGACTTGACGCAAACCACCTATGGATTGTCCAGGGATGATGCGTTCCGTTTTACGGGATTTTATCGTGAACATCATTTGCTGGATTTTGACCCCTTTGCTGTTCTGGACCAGGAAGGCGTGGGGGCTGTCATGCGCTTGGCTATGAACGAAGGTCGTGTCACTCGACCGAATATTAAACTTGGGATTTGCGGGGAACATGGCGGAGAGCCAAGCTCTGTAGAATTTTGTCATTCTCTGGGATTGCACTATGTCAGTTGTTCGCCCTATCGCGTGGCAATTGCTCGATTGGCTGCAGCCCAGGCGGTGCTCAATGCCGAAGGCCAAAAGCCTGCGACCAAGTCCAAGAAAAAAGTGGGAAAGGCTTCCACAAAAACTAAGGCTCATGCCCGCCGTGTGACGGCTACTACCAAAAAACCAAAAGCCAAAACCAAAGCTCGTCCACGAAAAACCAAAGCTCGCCGGTGA
- the glyS gene encoding glycine--tRNA ligase subunit beta, translating into MKKRSSKKSPSSKAKTQPSKSGTTSFLLEIGSEELPWQMIQPAMTQLAKSLAEMLTEQHVNHGAIRSFGTPRRLAVLAEGVAKKQTSSHQEVLGPSKAVAFDAQGKPTKAAEGFAKSQGIHATALQIRETPKGEYVCAVKHREGRPTDMVLKESVPQLIQGLSFPKTMRWNASGMRYPRPIRWVVALLGSRTISVEVGGVKSGNRTWGHRFMTGKTTRLMATKGLEVKRPEVYETTLERAGVVADPLRRRTAIKNLTQSLAKTVKGQPYPANHDELLDQAVFSLECPNMVCGEFDKKYLGLPPEVLITSMKEHQGFFSVVTSKQTLLPRFLAPTNMKIPKMEVITAGNERVLAARLSDAQYFFEQDCKGKLADRVSHLNGVVFHKKLGTLYQKTERTISLIGALADASGLAGHKESCQRAALLNKADLITGMVGEFPTLQGVMGREYATHDGEPAEVCQALGESYQPRTPEDAIPVTAVGRLLSLADRIDTLAAFFQVGMIPSGSEDPFALRRQAFGLVRILVEANINVNLIDLLRLAEQLLEKQGVKSESPSPEEGENPRPGPLQILVEFLEDRLRFYGRTLHSFREDVMAAVLKGRPVDRFSMADLFSRMHALQAITTQKDFDPLMVGFKRAHRLVEKEQWTAIDVNAALLVHQSEQALFQFVEMAQDTVDASIKAIDYSKALQALIELKSPIDAFFDGVLVNAPEPDIRANRLSLLRKIDKLFLGIGDLSQIQVQSS; encoded by the coding sequence ATGAAAAAACGTTCTTCCAAAAAATCCCCCTCGTCAAAAGCAAAAACTCAACCTTCCAAATCCGGCACCACGTCGTTCCTTCTTGAAATTGGTTCCGAGGAATTACCTTGGCAAATGATCCAACCGGCCATGACGCAATTGGCGAAATCTCTCGCTGAGATGCTGACTGAACAACATGTAAACCATGGGGCCATTCGGTCGTTTGGAACGCCACGACGCTTGGCTGTCCTAGCCGAGGGTGTGGCCAAAAAACAAACCTCATCTCATCAGGAAGTATTGGGGCCGTCAAAGGCGGTAGCGTTTGACGCGCAAGGAAAACCCACCAAAGCGGCAGAAGGGTTTGCGAAATCTCAAGGCATACATGCCACCGCTCTACAAATTCGTGAAACCCCCAAAGGTGAATATGTTTGTGCAGTGAAGCACCGAGAAGGCCGACCCACAGATATGGTGTTAAAAGAAAGTGTGCCGCAGCTCATTCAAGGTCTTTCATTTCCAAAGACCATGCGATGGAATGCTTCGGGGATGCGGTATCCTCGGCCCATTCGATGGGTCGTCGCCCTACTTGGATCTCGTACGATTTCGGTTGAGGTCGGTGGCGTGAAATCGGGGAACCGGACGTGGGGCCATCGGTTCATGACGGGAAAGACCACAAGGTTAATGGCCACCAAGGGTTTAGAGGTAAAGCGACCGGAGGTTTATGAAACGACTCTCGAACGAGCGGGGGTCGTGGCCGATCCACTTCGAAGGCGTACGGCAATAAAAAACTTGACCCAAAGCCTTGCCAAGACGGTGAAAGGTCAGCCGTATCCTGCTAATCACGATGAGTTGTTGGATCAAGCCGTCTTTTCCCTTGAATGTCCGAATATGGTGTGCGGGGAGTTTGATAAAAAGTATTTAGGCCTGCCGCCGGAGGTTCTCATTACCTCCATGAAGGAACATCAAGGTTTTTTTTCGGTAGTGACTTCCAAACAAACGCTGCTTCCACGATTTCTTGCGCCAACCAATATGAAGATTCCCAAAATGGAGGTCATCACCGCAGGGAACGAGCGGGTGTTGGCGGCCCGCCTTTCTGATGCTCAATACTTTTTTGAACAGGACTGCAAGGGAAAATTAGCTGATCGGGTGAGTCACTTGAATGGAGTGGTGTTTCATAAAAAACTTGGGACGTTGTATCAAAAAACTGAACGGACGATTTCTTTAATAGGAGCTCTGGCGGATGCTTCGGGTTTAGCCGGCCATAAAGAGTCTTGTCAGCGAGCGGCCTTGTTAAATAAGGCCGATCTGATCACGGGAATGGTTGGCGAGTTTCCGACGTTACAGGGGGTGATGGGGCGGGAATATGCGACTCACGATGGGGAACCCGCGGAGGTGTGTCAGGCCTTGGGAGAATCCTATCAACCTCGAACCCCAGAAGATGCGATTCCTGTGACGGCGGTTGGTCGGTTATTATCGCTCGCCGATAGGATAGATACTTTGGCGGCCTTTTTTCAGGTGGGCATGATTCCGTCCGGCTCGGAAGATCCCTTTGCGCTTCGACGACAGGCTTTTGGGCTTGTTCGAATTTTGGTTGAAGCGAATATTAATGTGAATCTGATCGACCTCCTCAGGTTAGCGGAACAATTATTGGAGAAGCAGGGCGTGAAATCGGAGTCGCCTTCGCCAGAGGAAGGTGAAAACCCTAGGCCCGGGCCACTTCAGATTTTGGTGGAATTTCTGGAAGATCGGCTACGATTTTACGGACGAACCCTCCATAGTTTTCGAGAAGATGTCATGGCGGCTGTCCTCAAAGGACGCCCCGTTGACCGATTCTCCATGGCGGATCTGTTTTCCCGCATGCATGCTCTTCAAGCGATCACGACCCAAAAAGACTTTGACCCATTAATGGTGGGATTTAAGCGGGCGCATCGTTTGGTCGAAAAAGAACAATGGACCGCCATTGATGTGAATGCGGCGCTTTTGGTCCATCAGTCCGAGCAGGCGCTTTTCCAGTTTGTTGAAATGGCCCAAGACACTGTGGACGCTTCCATCAAAGCCATTGATTACTCAAAGGCCCTCCAAGCGCTCATTGAGTTGAAATCCCCCATCGATGCTTTTTTTGATGGAGTGTTGGTGAACGCGCCGGAGCCTGACATTCGTGCCAACCGTTTGTCCTTGTTGCGAAAGATCGATAAGTTATTTTTAGGCATAGGGGACTTGTCGCAGATTCAAGTTCAGAGCTCATAG